The following proteins are co-located in the Triticum aestivum cultivar Chinese Spring chromosome 1A, IWGSC CS RefSeq v2.1, whole genome shotgun sequence genome:
- the LOC123070269 gene encoding uncharacterized protein: MVSWSDGSDSSEHPVEYVSSGSDDGRIKIPDTTEESDFEGLETELLVLCNEHGKAAERRVAFQGIHTGRRFLCCAEKEGRNCGLVEWIDPACPNTLENALSKLWFMYEQSKRDRTEENLLHSFAVHDLTQEKKKLQEL; the protein is encoded by the exons ATGGTGTCCTGGAGCGATGGGTCCGATAGCAGCGAGCACCCCGTGGAGTACGTCAGCTCAGGTTCTGACGATGGCAGAATTAAG ATCCCTGATACCACTGAAGAGTCCGATTTCGAGGGACTTGAAACGGAGTTGCTTGTTCTCTGCAATGAACATGGGAAGGCCGCAGAAAGGCGTGTTGCTTTCCAAGGAATCCACACTGGCAGGAGGTTTCTTTGCTGTGCTGAGAAG GAAGGTAGAAACTGTGGATTAGTTGAATGGATAGATCCAGCTTGTCCTAACACCCTTGAGAATGCATTATCCAAGTTATGGTTTATGTATGAACAAAGTAAGAGAGATAGGACTGAGGAAAATCTTTTGCATTCATTTGCTGTTCATGACTTGAcacaagagaagaagaagctgcagGAGCTATGA
- the LOC123070262 gene encoding uncharacterized protein, with protein MEKRKKEEEEENPPAAGSLWDDLLPEIHREILSRVPYRSLCRFKCVSTAWLTLTGFFCYSQVDVGGGRRHYGVSFLNLSGWGRPMVDDPSLSFVRGYRHVTPIHCCSGILICYCWKFDMSDEADFVVCNPATKEIWAALPVPQNEMMTRLNTARLCFDPAIPRRFKVFVFVQSFAGVQRVEVYSSDTGQWTSVGSAWSSENLMIAEESGCVYFNGSLHLAVCHPVVKVVDWEGRLYTGHVENEGRCRLLVWVLEDHASGLWTLKCTASILELLGSPCRAPNEFYQAVAIHPDCNLIFLEDAGQEALLMSYNMDTGKLDIVCSLGDRWAQRFHPYIPCFVEKPPVPQ; from the exons atggagaagaggaagaaggaggaggaggaggagaatccGCCGGCAGCGGGGAGCCTCTGGGACGACCTCCTGCCTGAGATCCACCGGGAGATCCTGTCGCGGGTGCCGTACCGGTCGCTCTGCCGCTTCAAATGCGTGTCCACGGCGTGGCTGACGCTCACCGGCTTCTTCTGCTACTCCCAAGTGGacgtcggcggcggccggcgccaTTACGGCGTCAGCTTCCTCAACCTATCCGGGTGGGGCCGGCCGATGGTCGACGACCCCTCCCTCAGCTTCGTGCGGGGCTACCGCCACGTCACGCCCATTCACTGCTGCAGCGGCATTCTCATCTGCTACTGCTGGAAGTTTGACATGAGCGACGAGGCGGATTTTGTCGTGTGCAACCCTGCCACCAAGGAGATCTGGGCCGCGCTGCCGGTGCCCCAGAATGAGATGATGACGCGCCTCAACACCGCCCGCCTGTGCTTTGACCCGGCTATTCCCCGCCGCTTCAAGGTGTTTGTGTTCGTGCAAAGTTTCGCTGGGGTTCAGAGGGTGGAGGTCTACTCTTCAGACACCGGGCAGTGGACCTCCGTTGGGAGCGCGTGGAGCTCCGAGAACCTCATGATTGCCGAGGAATCGGGATGCGTCTACTTCAATGGATCTCTGCATCTGGCTGTTTGCCATCCTGTGGTCAAGGTGGTGGACTGGGAG GGACGCCTATACACCGGGCATGTAGAAAATGAAGGTAGATGCCGGCTCTTGGTGTGGGTTCTCGAGGATCATGCTAGCGGACTGTGGACCCTGAAGTGTACTGCCAGCATTCTTGAACTGCTAGGAAGCCCTTGCCGTGCACCCAACGAATTCTACCAGGCGGTTGCGATCCATCCAGACTGCAATCTGATATTCCTTGAAGATGCGGGGCAGGAAGCATTGCTTATGTCCTACAATATGGATACCGGTAAACTGGATATTGTCTGCTCTCTTGGAGACCGCTGGGCGCAAAGATTTCACCCCTACATTCCCTGTTTTGTGGAGAAGCCGCCCGTTCCTCAGTGA